From Pan troglodytes isolate AG18354 chromosome 9, NHGRI_mPanTro3-v2.0_pri, whole genome shotgun sequence, the proteins below share one genomic window:
- the ST3GAL4 gene encoding CMP-N-acetylneuraminate-beta-galactosamide-alpha-2,3-sialyltransferase 4 isoform X1, producing MVSKSRWKLLAMLALVLVVMVWYSISREDRYIELFYFPIPEKKEPCLQGEAESKASKLFGNYSRDQPIFLRLEDYFWVKTPSAYELPYGTKGSEDLLLRVLAITSSSIPKNIQSLRCRRCVVVGNGHRLRNSSLGDAINKYDVVIRLNNAPVAGYEGDVGSKTTMRLFYPESAHFDPKVENNPDTLLVLVAFKAMDFHWIETILSDKKRVRKGFWKQPPLIWDVNPKQIRILNPFFMEIAADKLLSLPMQQPRKIKQKPTTGLLAITLALHLCDLVHIAGFGYPDAYNKKQTIHYYEQITLKSMAGSGHNVSQEALAIKRMLEMGAVKNLTSF from the exons ATGGTCAGCAAGTCCC GCTGGAAGCTCCTGGCCATGTTGGCTCTGGTCCTGGTCGTCATGGTGTGGTATTCCATCTCCCGGGAAGACAGGTACATCGAGCT tttttattttcccaTCCCAGAGAAGAAGGAGCCGTGCCTCCAGGGTGAGGCAGAGAGCAAGGCCTCTAAGCTCTTTGGCAA CTACTCCCGGGATCAGCCCATCTTCCTGCGGCTTGAGGATTATTTCTGGGTCAAGACGCCATCTGCTTACGAGCTGCCCTATGGGACCAAGGGGAGTG AGGATCTGCTCCTCCGGGTGCTAGCCATCACCAGCTCCTCCATCCCCAAGAATATCCAGAG CCTCAGGTGCCGCCGCTGTGTGGTCGTGGGGAACGGGCACCGGCTGCGGAACAGCTCGCTGGGAGATGCCATCAACAAGTACGATGTGGTCATCAG ATTGAACAATGCCCCAGTGGCTGGCTATGAGGGTGACGTGGGCTCCAAGACCACCATGCGTCTCTTCTACCCTGAATCTGCCCACTTCGACCCCAAAGTAGAAAACAACCCAGACACACTCCTCGTCCTGGTAGCTTTCAAGGCAATGGACTTCCActggattgagaccatcctgagtgATAAGAAGCGG GTGCGAAAGGGTTTCTGGAAACAGCCTCCCCTCATCTGGGATGTCAACCCTAAACAGATTCGGATTCTCAACCCCTTCTTCATGGAGATTGCAGCTGACAAACTGCTGAGCCTGCCAATGCAACAGCCACGGAAGATTAAGCAG AAGCCCACCACGGGCCTGTTGGCCATCACCCTGGCCCTCCACCTCTGTGACTTGGTGCACATTGCCGGCTTTGGCTACCCAGACGCCTACAACAAGAAGCAGACCATTCACTACTATGAGCAGATCACGCTCAAGTCCATGGCG GGGTCAGGCCATAATGTCTCCCAAGAGGCCCTGGCCATTAAGCGGATGCTGGAGATGGGAGCTGTCAAGAACCTCACGTCCTTCTGA
- the ST3GAL4 gene encoding CMP-N-acetylneuraminate-beta-galactosamide-alpha-2,3-sialyltransferase 4 (The RefSeq protein has 1 substitution compared to this genomic sequence) — protein sequence MCPAGWKLLAMLALVLVVMVWYSISREDSFYFPIPEKKEPCLQGEAESKASKLFGNYSRDQPIFLRLEDYFWVKTPSAYELPYGTKGSEDLLLRVLAITSSSIRKNIQSLRCRRCVVVGNGHRLRNSSLGDAINKYDVVIRLNNAPVAGYEGDVGSKTTMRLFYPESAHFDPKVENNPDTLLVLVAFKAMDFHWIETILSDKKRVRKGFWKQPPLIWDVNPKQIRILNPFFMEIAADKLLSLPMQQPRKIKQKPTTGLLAITLALHLCDLVHIAGFGYPDAYNKKQTIHYYEQITLKSMAGSGHNVSQEALAIKRMLEMGAVKNLTSF from the exons ATGTGTCCTGCAGGCTGGAAGCTCCTGGCCATGTTGGCTCTGGTCCTGGTCGTCATGGTGTGGTATTCCATCTCCCGGGAAGACAG tttttattttcccaTCCCAGAGAAGAAGGAGCCGTGCCTCCAGGGTGAGGCAGAGAGCAAGGCCTCTAAGCTCTTTGGCAA CTACTCCCGGGATCAGCCCATCTTCCTGCGGCTTGAGGATTATTTCTGGGTCAAGACGCCATCTGCTTACGAGCTGCCCTATGGGACCAAGGGGAGTG AGGATCTGCTCCTCCGGGTGCTAGCCATCACCAGCTCCTCCATCCCCAAGAATATCCAGAG CCTCAGGTGCCGCCGCTGTGTGGTCGTGGGGAACGGGCACCGGCTGCGGAACAGCTCGCTGGGAGATGCCATCAACAAGTACGATGTGGTCATCAG ATTGAACAATGCCCCAGTGGCTGGCTATGAGGGTGACGTGGGCTCCAAGACCACCATGCGTCTCTTCTACCCTGAATCTGCCCACTTCGACCCCAAAGTAGAAAACAACCCAGACACACTCCTCGTCCTGGTAGCTTTCAAGGCAATGGACTTCCActggattgagaccatcctgagtgATAAGAAGCGG GTGCGAAAGGGTTTCTGGAAACAGCCTCCCCTCATCTGGGATGTCAACCCTAAACAGATTCGGATTCTCAACCCCTTCTTCATGGAGATTGCAGCTGACAAACTGCTGAGCCTGCCAATGCAACAGCCACGGAAGATTAAGCAG AAGCCCACCACGGGCCTGTTGGCCATCACCCTGGCCCTCCACCTCTGTGACTTGGTGCACATTGCCGGCTTTGGCTACCCAGACGCCTACAACAAGAAGCAGACCATTCACTACTATGAGCAGATCACGCTCAAGTCCATGGCG GGGTCAGGCCATAATGTCTCCCAAGAGGCCCTGGCCATTAAGCGGATGCTGGAGATGGGAGCTGTCAAGAACCTCACGTCCTTCTGA
- the ST3GAL4 gene encoding CMP-N-acetylneuraminate-beta-galactosamide-alpha-2,3-sialyltransferase 4 isoform X7, whose product MVSKSRWKLLAMLALVLVVMVWYSISREDSFYFPIPEKKEPCLQGEAESKASKLFGNYSRDQPIFLRLEDYFWVKTPSAYELPYGTKGSEDLLLRVLAITSSSIPKNIQSLRCRRCVVVGNGHRLRNSSLGDAINKYDVVIRLNNAPVAGYEGDVGSKTTMRLFYPESAHFDPKVENNPDTLLVLVAFKAMDFHWIETILSDKKRVRKGFWKQPPLIWDVNPKQIRILNPFFMEIAADKLLSLPMQQPRKIKQKPTTGLLAITLALHLCDLVHIAGFGYPDAYNKKQTIHYYEQITLKSMAGSGHNVSQEALAIKRMLEMGAVKNLTSF is encoded by the exons ATGGTCAGCAAGTCCC GCTGGAAGCTCCTGGCCATGTTGGCTCTGGTCCTGGTCGTCATGGTGTGGTATTCCATCTCCCGGGAAGACAG tttttattttcccaTCCCAGAGAAGAAGGAGCCGTGCCTCCAGGGTGAGGCAGAGAGCAAGGCCTCTAAGCTCTTTGGCAA CTACTCCCGGGATCAGCCCATCTTCCTGCGGCTTGAGGATTATTTCTGGGTCAAGACGCCATCTGCTTACGAGCTGCCCTATGGGACCAAGGGGAGTG AGGATCTGCTCCTCCGGGTGCTAGCCATCACCAGCTCCTCCATCCCCAAGAATATCCAGAG CCTCAGGTGCCGCCGCTGTGTGGTCGTGGGGAACGGGCACCGGCTGCGGAACAGCTCGCTGGGAGATGCCATCAACAAGTACGATGTGGTCATCAG ATTGAACAATGCCCCAGTGGCTGGCTATGAGGGTGACGTGGGCTCCAAGACCACCATGCGTCTCTTCTACCCTGAATCTGCCCACTTCGACCCCAAAGTAGAAAACAACCCAGACACACTCCTCGTCCTGGTAGCTTTCAAGGCAATGGACTTCCActggattgagaccatcctgagtgATAAGAAGCGG GTGCGAAAGGGTTTCTGGAAACAGCCTCCCCTCATCTGGGATGTCAACCCTAAACAGATTCGGATTCTCAACCCCTTCTTCATGGAGATTGCAGCTGACAAACTGCTGAGCCTGCCAATGCAACAGCCACGGAAGATTAAGCAG AAGCCCACCACGGGCCTGTTGGCCATCACCCTGGCCCTCCACCTCTGTGACTTGGTGCACATTGCCGGCTTTGGCTACCCAGACGCCTACAACAAGAAGCAGACCATTCACTACTATGAGCAGATCACGCTCAAGTCCATGGCG GGGTCAGGCCATAATGTCTCCCAAGAGGCCCTGGCCATTAAGCGGATGCTGGAGATGGGAGCTGTCAAGAACCTCACGTCCTTCTGA
- the ST3GAL4 gene encoding CMP-N-acetylneuraminate-beta-galactosamide-alpha-2,3-sialyltransferase 4 isoform X5: MVSKSPPLCMCPAGWKLLAMLALVLVVMVWYSISREDRYIELFYFPIPEKKEPCLQGEAESKASKLFGNYSRDQPIFLRLEDYFWVKTPSAYELPYGTKGSEDLLLRVLAITSSSIPKNIQSLRCRRCVVVGNGHRLRNSSLGDAINKYDVVIRLNNAPVAGYEGDVGSKTTMRLFYPESAHFDPKVENNPDTLLVLVAFKAMDFHWIETILSDKKRVRKGFWKQPPLIWDVNPKQIRILNPFFMEIAADKLLSLPMQQPRKIKQKPTTGLLAITLALHLCDLVHIAGFGYPDAYNKKQTIHYYEQITLKSMAGSGHNVSQEALAIKRMLEMGAVKNLTSF, encoded by the exons ATGGTCAGCAAGTCCC CTCCTCTGTGCATGTGTCCTGCAGGCTGGAAGCTCCTGGCCATGTTGGCTCTGGTCCTGGTCGTCATGGTGTGGTATTCCATCTCCCGGGAAGACAGGTACATCGAGCT tttttattttcccaTCCCAGAGAAGAAGGAGCCGTGCCTCCAGGGTGAGGCAGAGAGCAAGGCCTCTAAGCTCTTTGGCAA CTACTCCCGGGATCAGCCCATCTTCCTGCGGCTTGAGGATTATTTCTGGGTCAAGACGCCATCTGCTTACGAGCTGCCCTATGGGACCAAGGGGAGTG AGGATCTGCTCCTCCGGGTGCTAGCCATCACCAGCTCCTCCATCCCCAAGAATATCCAGAG CCTCAGGTGCCGCCGCTGTGTGGTCGTGGGGAACGGGCACCGGCTGCGGAACAGCTCGCTGGGAGATGCCATCAACAAGTACGATGTGGTCATCAG ATTGAACAATGCCCCAGTGGCTGGCTATGAGGGTGACGTGGGCTCCAAGACCACCATGCGTCTCTTCTACCCTGAATCTGCCCACTTCGACCCCAAAGTAGAAAACAACCCAGACACACTCCTCGTCCTGGTAGCTTTCAAGGCAATGGACTTCCActggattgagaccatcctgagtgATAAGAAGCGG GTGCGAAAGGGTTTCTGGAAACAGCCTCCCCTCATCTGGGATGTCAACCCTAAACAGATTCGGATTCTCAACCCCTTCTTCATGGAGATTGCAGCTGACAAACTGCTGAGCCTGCCAATGCAACAGCCACGGAAGATTAAGCAG AAGCCCACCACGGGCCTGTTGGCCATCACCCTGGCCCTCCACCTCTGTGACTTGGTGCACATTGCCGGCTTTGGCTACCCAGACGCCTACAACAAGAAGCAGACCATTCACTACTATGAGCAGATCACGCTCAAGTCCATGGCG GGGTCAGGCCATAATGTCTCCCAAGAGGCCCTGGCCATTAAGCGGATGCTGGAGATGGGAGCTGTCAAGAACCTCACGTCCTTCTGA
- the ST3GAL4 gene encoding CMP-N-acetylneuraminate-beta-galactosamide-alpha-2,3-sialyltransferase 4 isoform X8, with amino-acid sequence MVSKSPPLCMCPAGWKLLAMLALVLVVMVWYSISREDRYIELFYFPIPEKKEPCLQGEAESKASKLFGNYSRDQPIFLRLEDYFWVKTPSAYELPYGTKGSEDLLLRVLAITSSSIPKNIQSLRCRRCVVVGNGHRLRNSSLGDAINKYDVVIRLNNAPVAGYEGDVGSKTTMRLFYPESAHFDPKVENNPDTLLVLVAFKAMDFHWIETILSDKKRVRKGFWKQPPLIWDVNPKQIRILNPFFMEIAADKLLSLPMQQPRKIKQQEGSCLQARKRVPTRTHHDGTLISAI; translated from the exons ATGGTCAGCAAGTCCC CTCCTCTGTGCATGTGTCCTGCAGGCTGGAAGCTCCTGGCCATGTTGGCTCTGGTCCTGGTCGTCATGGTGTGGTATTCCATCTCCCGGGAAGACAGGTACATCGAGCT tttttattttcccaTCCCAGAGAAGAAGGAGCCGTGCCTCCAGGGTGAGGCAGAGAGCAAGGCCTCTAAGCTCTTTGGCAA CTACTCCCGGGATCAGCCCATCTTCCTGCGGCTTGAGGATTATTTCTGGGTCAAGACGCCATCTGCTTACGAGCTGCCCTATGGGACCAAGGGGAGTG AGGATCTGCTCCTCCGGGTGCTAGCCATCACCAGCTCCTCCATCCCCAAGAATATCCAGAG CCTCAGGTGCCGCCGCTGTGTGGTCGTGGGGAACGGGCACCGGCTGCGGAACAGCTCGCTGGGAGATGCCATCAACAAGTACGATGTGGTCATCAG ATTGAACAATGCCCCAGTGGCTGGCTATGAGGGTGACGTGGGCTCCAAGACCACCATGCGTCTCTTCTACCCTGAATCTGCCCACTTCGACCCCAAAGTAGAAAACAACCCAGACACACTCCTCGTCCTGGTAGCTTTCAAGGCAATGGACTTCCActggattgagaccatcctgagtgATAAGAAGCGG GTGCGAAAGGGTTTCTGGAAACAGCCTCCCCTCATCTGGGATGTCAACCCTAAACAGATTCGGATTCTCAACCCCTTCTTCATGGAGATTGCAGCTGACAAACTGCTGAGCCTGCCAATGCAACAGCCACGGAAGATTAAGCAG
- the ST3GAL4 gene encoding CMP-N-acetylneuraminate-beta-galactosamide-alpha-2,3-sialyltransferase 4 isoform X10, with translation MVSKSRWKLLAMLALVLVVMVWYSISREDSFYFPIPEKKEPCLQGEAESKASKLFGNYSRDQPIFLRLEDYFWVKTPSAYELPYGTKGSEDLLLRVLAITSSSIPKNIQSLRCRRCVVVGNGHRLRNSSLGDAINKYDVVIRLNNAPVAGYEGDVGSKTTMRLFYPESAHFDPKVENNPDTLLVLVAFKAMDFHWIETILSDKKRVRKGFWKQPPLIWDVNPKQIRILNPFFMEIAADKLLSLPMQQPRKIKQTPTTRSRPFTTMSRSRSSPWRGQAIMSPKRPWPLSGCWRWELSRTSRPSDLGKSCSLSVAYSAVWVTPIRGCGGGWCQYDPLGLTPSWGGSSGPGQV, from the exons ATGGTCAGCAAGTCCC GCTGGAAGCTCCTGGCCATGTTGGCTCTGGTCCTGGTCGTCATGGTGTGGTATTCCATCTCCCGGGAAGACAG tttttattttcccaTCCCAGAGAAGAAGGAGCCGTGCCTCCAGGGTGAGGCAGAGAGCAAGGCCTCTAAGCTCTTTGGCAA CTACTCCCGGGATCAGCCCATCTTCCTGCGGCTTGAGGATTATTTCTGGGTCAAGACGCCATCTGCTTACGAGCTGCCCTATGGGACCAAGGGGAGTG AGGATCTGCTCCTCCGGGTGCTAGCCATCACCAGCTCCTCCATCCCCAAGAATATCCAGAG CCTCAGGTGCCGCCGCTGTGTGGTCGTGGGGAACGGGCACCGGCTGCGGAACAGCTCGCTGGGAGATGCCATCAACAAGTACGATGTGGTCATCAG ATTGAACAATGCCCCAGTGGCTGGCTATGAGGGTGACGTGGGCTCCAAGACCACCATGCGTCTCTTCTACCCTGAATCTGCCCACTTCGACCCCAAAGTAGAAAACAACCCAGACACACTCCTCGTCCTGGTAGCTTTCAAGGCAATGGACTTCCActggattgagaccatcctgagtgATAAGAAGCGG GTGCGAAAGGGTTTCTGGAAACAGCCTCCCCTCATCTGGGATGTCAACCCTAAACAGATTCGGATTCTCAACCCCTTCTTCATGGAGATTGCAGCTGACAAACTGCTGAGCCTGCCAATGCAACAGCCACGGAAGATTAAGCAG ACGCCTACAACAAGAAGCAGACCATTCACTACTATGAGCAGATCACGCTCAAGTCCATGGCG GGGTCAGGCCATAATGTCTCCCAAGAGGCCCTGGCCATTAAGCGGATGCTGGAGATGGGAGCTGTCAAGAACCTCACGTCCTTCTGACCTGGGCAAGAGCTGTAGCCTGTCGGTTGCCTACTCTGCTGTCTGGGTGACCCCCATCCGTGGCTGTGGGGGTGGCTGGTGCCAGTATGACCCACTTGGACTCACCCCCTCTTGGGGAGGGAGTTCTGGGCCTGGCCAGGTCTGA
- the ST3GAL4 gene encoding CMP-N-acetylneuraminate-beta-galactosamide-alpha-2,3-sialyltransferase 4 isoform X3 — protein MELVARGSRDDSSPQESCCLLRNMVSKSRWKLLAMLALVLVVMVWYSISREDRYIELFYFPIPEKKEPCLQGEAESKASKLFGNYSRDQPIFLRLEDYFWVKTPSAYELPYGTKGSEDLLLRVLAITSSSIPKNIQSLRCRRCVVVGNGHRLRNSSLGDAINKYDVVIRLNNAPVAGYEGDVGSKTTMRLFYPESAHFDPKVENNPDTLLVLVAFKAMDFHWIETILSDKKRVRKGFWKQPPLIWDVNPKQIRILNPFFMEIAADKLLSLPMQQPRKIKQKPTTGLLAITLALHLCDLVHIAGFGYPDAYNKKQTIHYYEQITLKSMAGSGHNVSQEALAIKRMLEMGAVKNLTSF, from the exons GTGGCCCGAGGCAGCCGGGATGACAGCTCTCCCCAGGAATCCTGCTGCCTGCTGAGAAACATGGTCAGCAAGTCCC GCTGGAAGCTCCTGGCCATGTTGGCTCTGGTCCTGGTCGTCATGGTGTGGTATTCCATCTCCCGGGAAGACAGGTACATCGAGCT tttttattttcccaTCCCAGAGAAGAAGGAGCCGTGCCTCCAGGGTGAGGCAGAGAGCAAGGCCTCTAAGCTCTTTGGCAA CTACTCCCGGGATCAGCCCATCTTCCTGCGGCTTGAGGATTATTTCTGGGTCAAGACGCCATCTGCTTACGAGCTGCCCTATGGGACCAAGGGGAGTG AGGATCTGCTCCTCCGGGTGCTAGCCATCACCAGCTCCTCCATCCCCAAGAATATCCAGAG CCTCAGGTGCCGCCGCTGTGTGGTCGTGGGGAACGGGCACCGGCTGCGGAACAGCTCGCTGGGAGATGCCATCAACAAGTACGATGTGGTCATCAG ATTGAACAATGCCCCAGTGGCTGGCTATGAGGGTGACGTGGGCTCCAAGACCACCATGCGTCTCTTCTACCCTGAATCTGCCCACTTCGACCCCAAAGTAGAAAACAACCCAGACACACTCCTCGTCCTGGTAGCTTTCAAGGCAATGGACTTCCActggattgagaccatcctgagtgATAAGAAGCGG GTGCGAAAGGGTTTCTGGAAACAGCCTCCCCTCATCTGGGATGTCAACCCTAAACAGATTCGGATTCTCAACCCCTTCTTCATGGAGATTGCAGCTGACAAACTGCTGAGCCTGCCAATGCAACAGCCACGGAAGATTAAGCAG AAGCCCACCACGGGCCTGTTGGCCATCACCCTGGCCCTCCACCTCTGTGACTTGGTGCACATTGCCGGCTTTGGCTACCCAGACGCCTACAACAAGAAGCAGACCATTCACTACTATGAGCAGATCACGCTCAAGTCCATGGCG GGGTCAGGCCATAATGTCTCCCAAGAGGCCCTGGCCATTAAGCGGATGCTGGAGATGGGAGCTGTCAAGAACCTCACGTCCTTCTGA
- the ST3GAL4 gene encoding CMP-N-acetylneuraminate-beta-galactosamide-alpha-2,3-sialyltransferase 4 isoform X6 — protein MVSKSPPLCMCPAGWKLLAMLALVLVVMVWYSISREDSFYFPIPEKKEPCLQGEAESKASKLFGNYSRDQPIFLRLEDYFWVKTPSAYELPYGTKGSEDLLLRVLAITSSSIPKNIQSLRCRRCVVVGNGHRLRNSSLGDAINKYDVVIRLNNAPVAGYEGDVGSKTTMRLFYPESAHFDPKVENNPDTLLVLVAFKAMDFHWIETILSDKKRVRKGFWKQPPLIWDVNPKQIRILNPFFMEIAADKLLSLPMQQPRKIKQKPTTGLLAITLALHLCDLVHIAGFGYPDAYNKKQTIHYYEQITLKSMAGSGHNVSQEALAIKRMLEMGAVKNLTSF, from the exons ATGGTCAGCAAGTCCC CTCCTCTGTGCATGTGTCCTGCAGGCTGGAAGCTCCTGGCCATGTTGGCTCTGGTCCTGGTCGTCATGGTGTGGTATTCCATCTCCCGGGAAGACAG tttttattttcccaTCCCAGAGAAGAAGGAGCCGTGCCTCCAGGGTGAGGCAGAGAGCAAGGCCTCTAAGCTCTTTGGCAA CTACTCCCGGGATCAGCCCATCTTCCTGCGGCTTGAGGATTATTTCTGGGTCAAGACGCCATCTGCTTACGAGCTGCCCTATGGGACCAAGGGGAGTG AGGATCTGCTCCTCCGGGTGCTAGCCATCACCAGCTCCTCCATCCCCAAGAATATCCAGAG CCTCAGGTGCCGCCGCTGTGTGGTCGTGGGGAACGGGCACCGGCTGCGGAACAGCTCGCTGGGAGATGCCATCAACAAGTACGATGTGGTCATCAG ATTGAACAATGCCCCAGTGGCTGGCTATGAGGGTGACGTGGGCTCCAAGACCACCATGCGTCTCTTCTACCCTGAATCTGCCCACTTCGACCCCAAAGTAGAAAACAACCCAGACACACTCCTCGTCCTGGTAGCTTTCAAGGCAATGGACTTCCActggattgagaccatcctgagtgATAAGAAGCGG GTGCGAAAGGGTTTCTGGAAACAGCCTCCCCTCATCTGGGATGTCAACCCTAAACAGATTCGGATTCTCAACCCCTTCTTCATGGAGATTGCAGCTGACAAACTGCTGAGCCTGCCAATGCAACAGCCACGGAAGATTAAGCAG AAGCCCACCACGGGCCTGTTGGCCATCACCCTGGCCCTCCACCTCTGTGACTTGGTGCACATTGCCGGCTTTGGCTACCCAGACGCCTACAACAAGAAGCAGACCATTCACTACTATGAGCAGATCACGCTCAAGTCCATGGCG GGGTCAGGCCATAATGTCTCCCAAGAGGCCCTGGCCATTAAGCGGATGCTGGAGATGGGAGCTGTCAAGAACCTCACGTCCTTCTGA
- the ST3GAL4 gene encoding CMP-N-acetylneuraminate-beta-galactosamide-alpha-2,3-sialyltransferase 4 isoform X4, which yields MVARGSRDDSSPQESCCLLRNMVSKSRWKLLAMLALVLVVMVWYSISREDRYIELFYFPIPEKKEPCLQGEAESKASKLFGNYSRDQPIFLRLEDYFWVKTPSAYELPYGTKGSEDLLLRVLAITSSSIPKNIQSLRCRRCVVVGNGHRLRNSSLGDAINKYDVVIRLNNAPVAGYEGDVGSKTTMRLFYPESAHFDPKVENNPDTLLVLVAFKAMDFHWIETILSDKKRVRKGFWKQPPLIWDVNPKQIRILNPFFMEIAADKLLSLPMQQPRKIKQKPTTGLLAITLALHLCDLVHIAGFGYPDAYNKKQTIHYYEQITLKSMAGSGHNVSQEALAIKRMLEMGAVKNLTSF from the exons GTGGCCCGAGGCAGCCGGGATGACAGCTCTCCCCAGGAATCCTGCTGCCTGCTGAGAAACATGGTCAGCAAGTCCC GCTGGAAGCTCCTGGCCATGTTGGCTCTGGTCCTGGTCGTCATGGTGTGGTATTCCATCTCCCGGGAAGACAGGTACATCGAGCT tttttattttcccaTCCCAGAGAAGAAGGAGCCGTGCCTCCAGGGTGAGGCAGAGAGCAAGGCCTCTAAGCTCTTTGGCAA CTACTCCCGGGATCAGCCCATCTTCCTGCGGCTTGAGGATTATTTCTGGGTCAAGACGCCATCTGCTTACGAGCTGCCCTATGGGACCAAGGGGAGTG AGGATCTGCTCCTCCGGGTGCTAGCCATCACCAGCTCCTCCATCCCCAAGAATATCCAGAG CCTCAGGTGCCGCCGCTGTGTGGTCGTGGGGAACGGGCACCGGCTGCGGAACAGCTCGCTGGGAGATGCCATCAACAAGTACGATGTGGTCATCAG ATTGAACAATGCCCCAGTGGCTGGCTATGAGGGTGACGTGGGCTCCAAGACCACCATGCGTCTCTTCTACCCTGAATCTGCCCACTTCGACCCCAAAGTAGAAAACAACCCAGACACACTCCTCGTCCTGGTAGCTTTCAAGGCAATGGACTTCCActggattgagaccatcctgagtgATAAGAAGCGG GTGCGAAAGGGTTTCTGGAAACAGCCTCCCCTCATCTGGGATGTCAACCCTAAACAGATTCGGATTCTCAACCCCTTCTTCATGGAGATTGCAGCTGACAAACTGCTGAGCCTGCCAATGCAACAGCCACGGAAGATTAAGCAG AAGCCCACCACGGGCCTGTTGGCCATCACCCTGGCCCTCCACCTCTGTGACTTGGTGCACATTGCCGGCTTTGGCTACCCAGACGCCTACAACAAGAAGCAGACCATTCACTACTATGAGCAGATCACGCTCAAGTCCATGGCG GGGTCAGGCCATAATGTCTCCCAAGAGGCCCTGGCCATTAAGCGGATGCTGGAGATGGGAGCTGTCAAGAACCTCACGTCCTTCTGA